Proteins encoded in a region of the Xylocopa sonorina isolate GNS202 chromosome 11, iyXylSono1_principal, whole genome shotgun sequence genome:
- the Posh gene encoding SH3 domain containing ring finger posh isoform X1 codes for MDECMLNDLLECSVCLERLDTSSKVLPCQHTFCKKCLEEIVSTHRELRCPECRILVDAKVDDLPPNVLLMRILEGMRNAAPKSTKSVIKTNSGSQRHFAGHQITSVPIVTTSIMPVTPAVFTNEPIRHANATAKQVQLHNQTYGRAIYDYMSKVPGDLSFKKGDIVILRKKIDNNWCFGESANSHGVFPLSYVQVMTPLTPHVPQCKALYDFRMTNDDEDGCLTFNKGEVISVIRRVDENWAEGKLLDRIGIFPLAFVELNSVARALMKLSTNTQPGPSRVAPPTPTNEETIPLIPTDHSRNLQTSQPRPQLVQNTILPISDSISSVSSGGSSSTTTPNTPNSSTTSSSSSTAPSSPSSPATSPPAVGNRHNVKRHSFTAVNSAHQVHPHHRHSAEILSPAVDHAIGSGNSGCRNESFSSTQTSASVTDHNLRHRRSGSSDLALAQSSQSLCATTGNTHLPAAYIALYPYKPQKADELELRKGGIYMVTERCQDGWFKGTSNRTQKCGVFPGNYVAPAKCQRGLCRGSSNTGQHQNVPSSTSQNSTESRVTVTYTKNKGPAPQPHNPRTLLPPELPPRAISPSSTVSSSWHGQSQTQSQENSPPRYNEQNSANPLGRSHSAVMSSNISSPGKQVTLPQSLTATPTVVGINNSGIVATGGTSSINDMNKSPNSTLHAMASPSCAPSVTTSSKNTEKQKEKKDKCVSLMRRLTNIKKSKSPPPTTYSMDNPVFDDGNSINPVHVRSGSCPSQLLQVGATQELNASYNHHRLCPGTVQGHITSSQRLKYKERPSLPVSILPRSNESGGMACTPMGNHHRKSNSLDAGMGKQIKQQSTRERERVYRFRCIVPYPPNSEFELELRVGDIIYVQKKHDDGWYKGTQQRTGRTGLFPASFVEAF; via the exons ATGGATGAATGTATGCTGAACGATCTACTGGAATGCTCGGTGTGTCTCGAACGATTAGATACATCGAGCAAAGTACTTCCTTGCCAACATACCTTTTGCAAGAAATGTTTAGAAGAGATAGTCAGTACTCACCGCGAACTACGGTGCCCCGAATGTCGCATTCTAGTTGACGCCAAAGTGGACGATTTACCTCCTAATGTATTACTGATGCGTATTTTAGAAGGAATGCGTAACGCAGCTCCGAAATCGACAAAATCTGTAATTAAAACCAACTCTGGATCTCAAAGACACTTCGCCGGCCACCAGATTACTTCCGTTCCCATTGTAACCACCAGCATTATGCCTGTCACCCCTGCTGTATTCACCAATGAACCGATTCGGCACGCAAATGCGACAGCTAAACAAGTTCAATTGCACAATCAAACATATGGCCGCGCAATTTACGATTATATGTCAAAAGTCCCAGG GGACTTGTCGTTTAAAAAGGGAGACATTGTCATTCTTCGTAAGAAGATCGATAATAACTGGTGTTTCGGAGAAAGTGCTAACAGTCATGGAGTTTTCCCTTTATCATACGTTCAG GTAATGACACCGCTGACCCCACATGTTCCTCAGTGCAAAGCTTTGTATGATTTTAGAATGACTAATGATGATGAAGATGGCTGTCTTACATTTAATAAG GGAGAAGTAATTAGTGTTATTAGAAGAGTCGACGAAAATTGGGCAGAAGGAAAACTGTTGGATCGAATTGGTATCTTTCCGTTGGCTTTCGTAGAGCTAAATAGCGTGGCAAGAGCTCTAATGAAACTTTCAACAAA cacACAACCAGGCCCGTCGAGAGTAGCACCTCCTACTCCCACTAATGAAGAAACTATACCCTTGATACCAACTGATCATTCGCGTAATTTACAAACAAGTCAACCGCGACCACAACTTGTGCAG aacacAATTTTACCAATATCTGACTCTATCTCAAGTGTATCATCGGGAGGTAGCTCTTCGACTACCACTCCAAATACCCCCAACAGTTCAACTACATCTAGTAGTTCCAGTACAGCTCCAAGTAGTCCTAGTAGTCCAGCGACATCTCCTCCAGCAGTcggaaatagacataatgtcaAACGTCACAGCTTCACCGCTGTTAATAGTGCTCATCAAGTTCATCCACATCACAGACACAGCGCTGAAATACTTAGTCCTGCGGTAGACCATGCTATTGGTAGCGGTAATAGTGGTTGCCGCAACGAATCATTTTCTTCTACACAG ACAAGTGCCAGCGTTACGGATCATAATCTTCGACACAGGCGAAGTGGTAGTAGTGATCTTGCTCTTGCACAGTCATCGCAAAGTTTGTGTGCAACAACCGGAAATACTCATTTACCAGCTGCGTACATAGCCTTATATCCGTATAAACCTCAGAAAGCTGATGAACTTGAATTAAGAAAAGGCGGTATTTATATGGTAACAGAACGCTGTCAAGATGGATGGTTCAAAGGAACTTCTAATCGTACACAAAAATGTGGCGTTTTCCCAGGGAATTATGTTGCGCCCGCTAA ATGTCAACGTGGTCTGTGTCGAGGATCTTCAAACACAGGACAACATCAGAACGTTCCGTCGTCGACAAGTCAAAATAGTACCGAGTCACGAGTGACTGTGACCTATACTAAAAATAAAGGTCCTGCTCCACAGCCTCATAATCCACGCACATTGTTACCACCAGAGTTGCCACCACGCGCCATTAGTCCATCTTCTACCGTATCATCGTCTTGGCATGGTCAAAGCCAAACACAGAGCCAAGAAAACAGTCCGCCTCGATATAATGAACAAAATTCCGCTAATCCCCTTGGACGTAGCCATAGTGCTGTTATGTCATCAAATATTT CTTCTCCTGGAAAACAGGTGACATTACCGCAGTCATTAACCGCTACACCTACAGTCGTTGGTATCAACAACAGCGGAATTGTTGCTACAGGTGGTACTTCTTCCATCAATGATATGAATAAAAGTCCAAACAGTACTTTACACGCAATGGCTTCTCCTTCATGCGCTCCATCTGTTACAACATCTTCGAAAAATACTGAAAAG CAGAAGGAAAAAAAGGATAAATGTGTCTCTCTAATGCGTCGATTAACGAACATTAAAAAATCAAAGTCACCACCGCCTACTACATATTCAATGGATAATCCTGTGTTTGACGATGGTAATTCCATAAATCCAGTGCACGTTCG ATCGGGATCTTGCCCAAGTCAGTTGCTACAGGTGGGAGCTACACAGGAAttaaatgcttcatacaaccacCATCGTTTGTGTCCAGGCACTGTGCAGGGGCACATCACATCTTCACAAAGACTTAAATACAAGGAGAGACCATCTTTACCGGTCTCAATCCTCCCGAG ATCCAATGAGTCGGGTGGGATGGCGTGTACGCCAATGGGAAATCATCATCGTAAGAGTAACTCTTTAGATGCTGGTATGgggaaacaaattaaacaacaaTCTACTCGTGAACG GGAACGAGTATATAGATTCCGCTGTATCGTACCGTATCCACCTAATAGCGAGTTCGAACTGGAACTTCGTGTAGGCGACATTATTTATGTACAGAAAAAGCACGACGACGGCTGGTACAAAGGTACTCAACAAAGAACTGGCCGCACGGGCCTTTTTCCGGCTAGTTTCGTCGAAGCCTTCTGA
- the Posh gene encoding SH3 domain containing ring finger posh isoform X5 — MDECMLNDLLECSVCLERLDTSSKVLPCQHTFCKKCLEEIVSTHRELRCPECRILVDAKVDDLPPNVLLMRILEGMRNAAPKSTKSVIKTNSGSQRHFAGHQITSVPIVTTSIMPVTPAVFTNEPIRHANATAKQVQLHNQTYGRAIYDYMSKVPGDLSFKKGDIVILRKKIDNNWCFGESANSHGVFPLSYVQVMTPLTPHVPQCKALYDFRMTNDDEDGCLTFNKGEVISVIRRVDENWAEGKLLDRIGIFPLAFVELNSVARALMKLSTNTQPGPSRVAPPTPTNEETIPLIPTDHSRNLQTSQPRPQLVQNTILPISDSISSVSSGGSSSTTTPNTPNSSTTSSSSSTAPSSPSSPATSPPAVGNRHNVKRHSFTAVNSAHQVHPHHRHSAEILSPAVDHAIGSGNSGCRNESFSSTQTSASVTDHNLRHRRSGSSDLALAQSSQSLCATTGNTHLPAAYIALYPYKPQKADELELRKGGIYMVTERCQDGWFKGTSNRTQKCGVFPGNYVAPAKCQRGLCRGSSNTGQHQNVPSSTSQNSTESRVTVTYTKNKGPAPQPHNPRTLLPPELPPRAISPSSTVSSSWHGQSQTQSQENSPPRYNEQNSANPLGRSHSAVMSSNISSPGKQVTLPQSLTATPTVVGINNSGIVATGGTSSINDMNKSPNSTLHAMASPSCAPSVTTSSKNTEKQKEKKDKCVSLMRRLTNIKKSKSPPPTTYSMDNPVFDDGNSINPVHVRHCAGAHHIFTKT; from the exons ATGGATGAATGTATGCTGAACGATCTACTGGAATGCTCGGTGTGTCTCGAACGATTAGATACATCGAGCAAAGTACTTCCTTGCCAACATACCTTTTGCAAGAAATGTTTAGAAGAGATAGTCAGTACTCACCGCGAACTACGGTGCCCCGAATGTCGCATTCTAGTTGACGCCAAAGTGGACGATTTACCTCCTAATGTATTACTGATGCGTATTTTAGAAGGAATGCGTAACGCAGCTCCGAAATCGACAAAATCTGTAATTAAAACCAACTCTGGATCTCAAAGACACTTCGCCGGCCACCAGATTACTTCCGTTCCCATTGTAACCACCAGCATTATGCCTGTCACCCCTGCTGTATTCACCAATGAACCGATTCGGCACGCAAATGCGACAGCTAAACAAGTTCAATTGCACAATCAAACATATGGCCGCGCAATTTACGATTATATGTCAAAAGTCCCAGG GGACTTGTCGTTTAAAAAGGGAGACATTGTCATTCTTCGTAAGAAGATCGATAATAACTGGTGTTTCGGAGAAAGTGCTAACAGTCATGGAGTTTTCCCTTTATCATACGTTCAG GTAATGACACCGCTGACCCCACATGTTCCTCAGTGCAAAGCTTTGTATGATTTTAGAATGACTAATGATGATGAAGATGGCTGTCTTACATTTAATAAG GGAGAAGTAATTAGTGTTATTAGAAGAGTCGACGAAAATTGGGCAGAAGGAAAACTGTTGGATCGAATTGGTATCTTTCCGTTGGCTTTCGTAGAGCTAAATAGCGTGGCAAGAGCTCTAATGAAACTTTCAACAAA cacACAACCAGGCCCGTCGAGAGTAGCACCTCCTACTCCCACTAATGAAGAAACTATACCCTTGATACCAACTGATCATTCGCGTAATTTACAAACAAGTCAACCGCGACCACAACTTGTGCAG aacacAATTTTACCAATATCTGACTCTATCTCAAGTGTATCATCGGGAGGTAGCTCTTCGACTACCACTCCAAATACCCCCAACAGTTCAACTACATCTAGTAGTTCCAGTACAGCTCCAAGTAGTCCTAGTAGTCCAGCGACATCTCCTCCAGCAGTcggaaatagacataatgtcaAACGTCACAGCTTCACCGCTGTTAATAGTGCTCATCAAGTTCATCCACATCACAGACACAGCGCTGAAATACTTAGTCCTGCGGTAGACCATGCTATTGGTAGCGGTAATAGTGGTTGCCGCAACGAATCATTTTCTTCTACACAG ACAAGTGCCAGCGTTACGGATCATAATCTTCGACACAGGCGAAGTGGTAGTAGTGATCTTGCTCTTGCACAGTCATCGCAAAGTTTGTGTGCAACAACCGGAAATACTCATTTACCAGCTGCGTACATAGCCTTATATCCGTATAAACCTCAGAAAGCTGATGAACTTGAATTAAGAAAAGGCGGTATTTATATGGTAACAGAACGCTGTCAAGATGGATGGTTCAAAGGAACTTCTAATCGTACACAAAAATGTGGCGTTTTCCCAGGGAATTATGTTGCGCCCGCTAA ATGTCAACGTGGTCTGTGTCGAGGATCTTCAAACACAGGACAACATCAGAACGTTCCGTCGTCGACAAGTCAAAATAGTACCGAGTCACGAGTGACTGTGACCTATACTAAAAATAAAGGTCCTGCTCCACAGCCTCATAATCCACGCACATTGTTACCACCAGAGTTGCCACCACGCGCCATTAGTCCATCTTCTACCGTATCATCGTCTTGGCATGGTCAAAGCCAAACACAGAGCCAAGAAAACAGTCCGCCTCGATATAATGAACAAAATTCCGCTAATCCCCTTGGACGTAGCCATAGTGCTGTTATGTCATCAAATATTT CTTCTCCTGGAAAACAGGTGACATTACCGCAGTCATTAACCGCTACACCTACAGTCGTTGGTATCAACAACAGCGGAATTGTTGCTACAGGTGGTACTTCTTCCATCAATGATATGAATAAAAGTCCAAACAGTACTTTACACGCAATGGCTTCTCCTTCATGCGCTCCATCTGTTACAACATCTTCGAAAAATACTGAAAAG CAGAAGGAAAAAAAGGATAAATGTGTCTCTCTAATGCGTCGATTAACGAACATTAAAAAATCAAAGTCACCACCGCCTACTACATATTCAATGGATAATCCTGTGTTTGACGATGGTAATTCCATAAATCCAGTGCACGTTCG GCACTGTGCAGGGGCACATCACATCTTCACAAAGACTTAA
- the Posh gene encoding SH3 domain containing ring finger posh isoform X4 produces MDECMLNDLLECSVCLERLDTSSKVLPCQHTFCKKCLEEIVSTHRELRCPECRILVDAKVDDLPPNVLLMRILEGMRNAAPKSTKSVIKTNSGSQRHFAGHQITSVPIVTTSIMPVTPAVFTNEPIRHANATAKQVQLHNQTYGRAIYDYMSKVPGDLSFKKGDIVILRKKIDNNWCFGESANSHGVFPLSYVQVMTPLTPHVPQCKALYDFRMTNDDEDGCLTFNKGEVISVIRRVDENWAEGKLLDRIGIFPLAFVELNSVARALMKLSTNTQPGPSRVAPPTPTNEETIPLIPTDHSRNLQTSQPRPQLVQNTILPISDSISSVSSGGSSSTTTPNTPNSSTTSSSSSTAPSSPSSPATSPPAVGNRHNVKRHSFTAVNSAHQVHPHHRHSAEILSPAVDHAIGSGNSGCRNESFSSTQTSASVTDHNLRHRRSGSSDLALAQSSQSLCATTGNTHLPAAYIALYPYKPQKADELELRKGGIYMVTERCQDGWFKGTSNRTQKCGVFPGNYVAPAKCQRGLCRGSSNTGQHQNVPSSTSQNSTESRVTVTYTKNKGPAPQPHNPRTLLPPELPPRAISPSSTVSSSWHGQSQTQSQENSPPRYNEQNSANPLGRSHSAVMSSNISSPGKQVTLPQSLTATPTVVGINNSGIVATGGTSSINDMNKSPNSTLHAMASPSCAPSVTTSSKNTEKQKEKKDKCVSLMRRLTNIKKSKSPPPTTYSMDNPVFDDGNSINPVHVRSNESGGMACTPMGNHHRKSNSLDAGMGKQIKQQSTRERERVYRFRCIVPYPPNSEFELELRVGDIIYVQKKHDDGWYKGTQQRTGRTGLFPASFVEAF; encoded by the exons ATGGATGAATGTATGCTGAACGATCTACTGGAATGCTCGGTGTGTCTCGAACGATTAGATACATCGAGCAAAGTACTTCCTTGCCAACATACCTTTTGCAAGAAATGTTTAGAAGAGATAGTCAGTACTCACCGCGAACTACGGTGCCCCGAATGTCGCATTCTAGTTGACGCCAAAGTGGACGATTTACCTCCTAATGTATTACTGATGCGTATTTTAGAAGGAATGCGTAACGCAGCTCCGAAATCGACAAAATCTGTAATTAAAACCAACTCTGGATCTCAAAGACACTTCGCCGGCCACCAGATTACTTCCGTTCCCATTGTAACCACCAGCATTATGCCTGTCACCCCTGCTGTATTCACCAATGAACCGATTCGGCACGCAAATGCGACAGCTAAACAAGTTCAATTGCACAATCAAACATATGGCCGCGCAATTTACGATTATATGTCAAAAGTCCCAGG GGACTTGTCGTTTAAAAAGGGAGACATTGTCATTCTTCGTAAGAAGATCGATAATAACTGGTGTTTCGGAGAAAGTGCTAACAGTCATGGAGTTTTCCCTTTATCATACGTTCAG GTAATGACACCGCTGACCCCACATGTTCCTCAGTGCAAAGCTTTGTATGATTTTAGAATGACTAATGATGATGAAGATGGCTGTCTTACATTTAATAAG GGAGAAGTAATTAGTGTTATTAGAAGAGTCGACGAAAATTGGGCAGAAGGAAAACTGTTGGATCGAATTGGTATCTTTCCGTTGGCTTTCGTAGAGCTAAATAGCGTGGCAAGAGCTCTAATGAAACTTTCAACAAA cacACAACCAGGCCCGTCGAGAGTAGCACCTCCTACTCCCACTAATGAAGAAACTATACCCTTGATACCAACTGATCATTCGCGTAATTTACAAACAAGTCAACCGCGACCACAACTTGTGCAG aacacAATTTTACCAATATCTGACTCTATCTCAAGTGTATCATCGGGAGGTAGCTCTTCGACTACCACTCCAAATACCCCCAACAGTTCAACTACATCTAGTAGTTCCAGTACAGCTCCAAGTAGTCCTAGTAGTCCAGCGACATCTCCTCCAGCAGTcggaaatagacataatgtcaAACGTCACAGCTTCACCGCTGTTAATAGTGCTCATCAAGTTCATCCACATCACAGACACAGCGCTGAAATACTTAGTCCTGCGGTAGACCATGCTATTGGTAGCGGTAATAGTGGTTGCCGCAACGAATCATTTTCTTCTACACAG ACAAGTGCCAGCGTTACGGATCATAATCTTCGACACAGGCGAAGTGGTAGTAGTGATCTTGCTCTTGCACAGTCATCGCAAAGTTTGTGTGCAACAACCGGAAATACTCATTTACCAGCTGCGTACATAGCCTTATATCCGTATAAACCTCAGAAAGCTGATGAACTTGAATTAAGAAAAGGCGGTATTTATATGGTAACAGAACGCTGTCAAGATGGATGGTTCAAAGGAACTTCTAATCGTACACAAAAATGTGGCGTTTTCCCAGGGAATTATGTTGCGCCCGCTAA ATGTCAACGTGGTCTGTGTCGAGGATCTTCAAACACAGGACAACATCAGAACGTTCCGTCGTCGACAAGTCAAAATAGTACCGAGTCACGAGTGACTGTGACCTATACTAAAAATAAAGGTCCTGCTCCACAGCCTCATAATCCACGCACATTGTTACCACCAGAGTTGCCACCACGCGCCATTAGTCCATCTTCTACCGTATCATCGTCTTGGCATGGTCAAAGCCAAACACAGAGCCAAGAAAACAGTCCGCCTCGATATAATGAACAAAATTCCGCTAATCCCCTTGGACGTAGCCATAGTGCTGTTATGTCATCAAATATTT CTTCTCCTGGAAAACAGGTGACATTACCGCAGTCATTAACCGCTACACCTACAGTCGTTGGTATCAACAACAGCGGAATTGTTGCTACAGGTGGTACTTCTTCCATCAATGATATGAATAAAAGTCCAAACAGTACTTTACACGCAATGGCTTCTCCTTCATGCGCTCCATCTGTTACAACATCTTCGAAAAATACTGAAAAG CAGAAGGAAAAAAAGGATAAATGTGTCTCTCTAATGCGTCGATTAACGAACATTAAAAAATCAAAGTCACCACCGCCTACTACATATTCAATGGATAATCCTGTGTTTGACGATGGTAATTCCATAAATCCAGTGCACGTTCG ATCCAATGAGTCGGGTGGGATGGCGTGTACGCCAATGGGAAATCATCATCGTAAGAGTAACTCTTTAGATGCTGGTATGgggaaacaaattaaacaacaaTCTACTCGTGAACG GGAACGAGTATATAGATTCCGCTGTATCGTACCGTATCCACCTAATAGCGAGTTCGAACTGGAACTTCGTGTAGGCGACATTATTTATGTACAGAAAAAGCACGACGACGGCTGGTACAAAGGTACTCAACAAAGAACTGGCCGCACGGGCCTTTTTCCGGCTAGTTTCGTCGAAGCCTTCTGA
- the Posh gene encoding SH3 domain containing ring finger posh isoform X3, whose protein sequence is MDECMLNDLLECSVCLERLDTSSKVLPCQHTFCKKCLEEIVSTHRELRCPECRILVDAKVDDLPPNVLLMRILEGMRNAAPKSTKSVIKTNSGSQRHFAGHQITSVPIVTTSIMPVTPAVFTNEPIRHANATAKQVQLHNQTYGRAIYDYMSKVPGDLSFKKGDIVILRKKIDNNWCFGESANSHGVFPLSYVQVMTPLTPHVPQCKALYDFRMTNDDEDGCLTFNKGEVISVIRRVDENWAEGKLLDRIGIFPLAFVELNSVARALMKLSTNTQPGPSRVAPPTPTNEETIPLIPTDHSRNLQTSQPRPQLVQNTILPISDSISSVSSGGSSSTTTPNTPNSSTTSSSSSTAPSSPSSPATSPPAVGNRHNVKRHSFTAVNSAHQVHPHHRHSAEILSPAVDHAIGSGNSGCRNESFSSTQTSASVTDHNLRHRRSGSSDLALAQSSQSLCATTGNTHLPAAYIALYPYKPQKADELELRKGGIYMVTERCQDGWFKGTSNRTQKCGVFPGNYVAPAKCQRGLCRGSSNTGQHQNVPSSTSQKLPPRAISPSSTVSSSWHGQSQTQSQENSPPRYNEQNSANPLGRSHSAVMSSNISSPGKQVTLPQSLTATPTVVGINNSGIVATGGTSSINDMNKSPNSTLHAMASPSCAPSVTTSSKNTEKQKEKKDKCVSLMRRLTNIKKSKSPPPTTYSMDNPVFDDGNSINPVHVRSGSCPSQLLQVGATQELNASYNHHRLCPGTVQGHITSSQRLKYKERPSLPVSILPRSNESGGMACTPMGNHHRKSNSLDAGMGKQIKQQSTRERERVYRFRCIVPYPPNSEFELELRVGDIIYVQKKHDDGWYKGTQQRTGRTGLFPASFVEAF, encoded by the exons ATGGATGAATGTATGCTGAACGATCTACTGGAATGCTCGGTGTGTCTCGAACGATTAGATACATCGAGCAAAGTACTTCCTTGCCAACATACCTTTTGCAAGAAATGTTTAGAAGAGATAGTCAGTACTCACCGCGAACTACGGTGCCCCGAATGTCGCATTCTAGTTGACGCCAAAGTGGACGATTTACCTCCTAATGTATTACTGATGCGTATTTTAGAAGGAATGCGTAACGCAGCTCCGAAATCGACAAAATCTGTAATTAAAACCAACTCTGGATCTCAAAGACACTTCGCCGGCCACCAGATTACTTCCGTTCCCATTGTAACCACCAGCATTATGCCTGTCACCCCTGCTGTATTCACCAATGAACCGATTCGGCACGCAAATGCGACAGCTAAACAAGTTCAATTGCACAATCAAACATATGGCCGCGCAATTTACGATTATATGTCAAAAGTCCCAGG GGACTTGTCGTTTAAAAAGGGAGACATTGTCATTCTTCGTAAGAAGATCGATAATAACTGGTGTTTCGGAGAAAGTGCTAACAGTCATGGAGTTTTCCCTTTATCATACGTTCAG GTAATGACACCGCTGACCCCACATGTTCCTCAGTGCAAAGCTTTGTATGATTTTAGAATGACTAATGATGATGAAGATGGCTGTCTTACATTTAATAAG GGAGAAGTAATTAGTGTTATTAGAAGAGTCGACGAAAATTGGGCAGAAGGAAAACTGTTGGATCGAATTGGTATCTTTCCGTTGGCTTTCGTAGAGCTAAATAGCGTGGCAAGAGCTCTAATGAAACTTTCAACAAA cacACAACCAGGCCCGTCGAGAGTAGCACCTCCTACTCCCACTAATGAAGAAACTATACCCTTGATACCAACTGATCATTCGCGTAATTTACAAACAAGTCAACCGCGACCACAACTTGTGCAG aacacAATTTTACCAATATCTGACTCTATCTCAAGTGTATCATCGGGAGGTAGCTCTTCGACTACCACTCCAAATACCCCCAACAGTTCAACTACATCTAGTAGTTCCAGTACAGCTCCAAGTAGTCCTAGTAGTCCAGCGACATCTCCTCCAGCAGTcggaaatagacataatgtcaAACGTCACAGCTTCACCGCTGTTAATAGTGCTCATCAAGTTCATCCACATCACAGACACAGCGCTGAAATACTTAGTCCTGCGGTAGACCATGCTATTGGTAGCGGTAATAGTGGTTGCCGCAACGAATCATTTTCTTCTACACAG ACAAGTGCCAGCGTTACGGATCATAATCTTCGACACAGGCGAAGTGGTAGTAGTGATCTTGCTCTTGCACAGTCATCGCAAAGTTTGTGTGCAACAACCGGAAATACTCATTTACCAGCTGCGTACATAGCCTTATATCCGTATAAACCTCAGAAAGCTGATGAACTTGAATTAAGAAAAGGCGGTATTTATATGGTAACAGAACGCTGTCAAGATGGATGGTTCAAAGGAACTTCTAATCGTACACAAAAATGTGGCGTTTTCCCAGGGAATTATGTTGCGCCCGCTAA ATGTCAACGTGGTCTGTGTCGAGGATCTTCAAACACAGGACAACATCAGAACGTTCCGTCGTCGACAAGTCAAA AGTTGCCACCACGCGCCATTAGTCCATCTTCTACCGTATCATCGTCTTGGCATGGTCAAAGCCAAACACAGAGCCAAGAAAACAGTCCGCCTCGATATAATGAACAAAATTCCGCTAATCCCCTTGGACGTAGCCATAGTGCTGTTATGTCATCAAATATTT CTTCTCCTGGAAAACAGGTGACATTACCGCAGTCATTAACCGCTACACCTACAGTCGTTGGTATCAACAACAGCGGAATTGTTGCTACAGGTGGTACTTCTTCCATCAATGATATGAATAAAAGTCCAAACAGTACTTTACACGCAATGGCTTCTCCTTCATGCGCTCCATCTGTTACAACATCTTCGAAAAATACTGAAAAG CAGAAGGAAAAAAAGGATAAATGTGTCTCTCTAATGCGTCGATTAACGAACATTAAAAAATCAAAGTCACCACCGCCTACTACATATTCAATGGATAATCCTGTGTTTGACGATGGTAATTCCATAAATCCAGTGCACGTTCG ATCGGGATCTTGCCCAAGTCAGTTGCTACAGGTGGGAGCTACACAGGAAttaaatgcttcatacaaccacCATCGTTTGTGTCCAGGCACTGTGCAGGGGCACATCACATCTTCACAAAGACTTAAATACAAGGAGAGACCATCTTTACCGGTCTCAATCCTCCCGAG ATCCAATGAGTCGGGTGGGATGGCGTGTACGCCAATGGGAAATCATCATCGTAAGAGTAACTCTTTAGATGCTGGTATGgggaaacaaattaaacaacaaTCTACTCGTGAACG GGAACGAGTATATAGATTCCGCTGTATCGTACCGTATCCACCTAATAGCGAGTTCGAACTGGAACTTCGTGTAGGCGACATTATTTATGTACAGAAAAAGCACGACGACGGCTGGTACAAAGGTACTCAACAAAGAACTGGCCGCACGGGCCTTTTTCCGGCTAGTTTCGTCGAAGCCTTCTGA